The genomic segment GATGGTGATGGGCACTGCAGAGAACTGAGCTGCCTTTCTCACCACCGTGTCTGCCACGCTGAAGGCAAAGTGGTCCatggccaccagcagcagcagcagcagcagggccacgGTGACCAGCATGGCTTTCACCAGGCACAGCACCGCTTCTTCCCAAGACAGCTTCAAGCCTGTTGGCCGGATGAGTTTTTTGGATGAGCCCACCAGGAGGTGAGCTGCTTTTCTGTCCTCGGCTAAACGCTCCAGCTTCTTGGTGATGTAGAAATTGTCAAAGCGCAGATTGGTgagataatttttcaaataccAGGTGGACTCAAAACAGAGATAGAGCATGAAGAAACCAGCAGCCAGTCTGTTGGCTACTTGTATAGAGTCTTTGACCAGTACCTCAACAGACAAGAAGTCTCTGCTAATTTTCTCACCAGCAAGGTGCATTTTTTGGTAAATCAAGGAGCTGTTATGATGCAATGAAAAGCGAAAATGTCCATTCATAGGCACATAAATGGGAATAGCGTTTTTTTGGATTTCATCCCCAAACTCCCAGAAAACCTTCCCTAGCAGGGCAGTTGAGTTCAGAAGGCTGTCAGAGGAATTCTTGCAGATGCACTGAATAACCTGCAGTATGGTTTTAAGGTTGCTCACGATGTTGGGTGTTATGTTCACCACTGCGATCATGATGCAGgtggagaagagaagcttcCGGCCCTGTTTGGTACCTAAGGTGGGCATGATCATGCTGAAGACACAACGGGCAGGATGCACTAAAAGGAGGgtcaggagcaggagcagactGAGGGAGACAGCCATGGCAATGGAGAGGTGCCAGGAGTACTCCAGGGATGCAAACATCCAGTTGTAAAAGAGGCCTCCTATCACTACTGTAATGCAGGAACACTGCAGAAACAATGTCCACAGCTCTCTGCCATCTGCTGGGACAGGTTTGGAGAAAATCCACCACAGGTCTGCCAGAGTTCTGTGCACCTTTGGGAACAGAGAGTCTTCACAGTAAACACAGGCTCTCATCCTGGAAAAAGAACAAGTACCTGGGTGTTAGCAGAGGGAGTTCATAAACACTGATTAGGGGGCTTTCTTGAGATGATCACTTATGGGGTTTTACATTATCCTCCTCTCAATGCCTCTGATCTCACCCTTTTCTACTTCCCTGTTaacttccctgagcagctggggctgagatCTCCCCTGGAAGCAGCAGGTCAGGGAACTTCAAGGtgtttattgaaaaataaatactgagtACAATCCAACTGCTCCTTTATTAATGCAAGCACAGGAAAACATTGTGTTATTCTATAAAAACCATAAGAGagtcattttaaaaagttgcCTCATTGGCAGTGGTTGAGGCTTTAGTGCTTATTTAGAGGGTGttggaggaagaaaatgggGGCTACTGGCTTCTGTGGAAATTGTTAGACCAGCTCTGTATTGCAAAGGTGTTACATGGACAGGAGGCAATTGAGTGATGCTCTCCCTGCCTCTTAAGAGGATGCCAAACACAAATCTACGTGTTTAAGGGTgacaaacagagaaaacagtttCACACTGAAGCTGCAGTGCCAGAGGAAGTCTCCACGGACAAAAATTTGGCCATTACAGACAGGATGAAATGTCCCATAAAGCTATTTAAATGTCTAATGAAAACAAACTTCTGGGAAAGAATCAAATTTCTCAGGCTCACATCTGGAGTCACTCTCCAGAAACCAGAAAACCTGGAGGGGAGAAGAGCCTGTCCCCAGGGTTAAACCCAGCCAGGCAATCCCTGTCTCCCACTGCTGGATAGCAGCCTCAATTATCCTCTGAGAGACAATTTGAACTAGGAAGGGGGCTTTCTGTGGAAAAGCCATACAACAGCTATcaagacagaaggaaagagagagattaAAGCTGACTCTACATACCCAGTGGCAGCGAAGTGCCGCAGACTTGCCCGAAAACTCTCCATGTTCCAGTGCCTTATTGCTTTGAGAGAGGATCCTGGATGTGGCTATTGGGACAGGCAGGGTAGGAAACCAAGGCAGCACCAGAGAGCCAGGACTCAAAACCCAAGATATTTTAAGGCAATTCCGATCAGCAACACTGGTAATCCCTGAAGTGTGCACAGCCTGGTGAGTGAAGCCCATGGAATAGCAGCACTACATAACAGCAAGGATGCACAACACTGCTTGGGCTTTAAACTTCTTCCGGTCTTGCTTTTATTCCAGAGAAGGCTTATTTAATGACacatagctgaaaaaaaatgagtcaATGACATATGGGCTGACAAAGATGGAACTAGGATCATGTGGAACCTGGGGTGTCATAATTCCTGGTGGGGAAATCAGATGACTACTCCTCACACTGCCCATCAGCAATCAGTGAGCAGGGCTGACGTCTCTCTCAGGGCAAAAGGgaccttttcctctctcagaCACCACTCATGGCACAGCAGGGTCCAGAAACCAAGTTGGTAACTGCTCATCTGATCTgacaggctgctgctccctgctgaaACTGTGGGTTTGCAGATGGCTTCAAGGCTCATCTCACAGTCTGAGCAGAGGAAGTTTCAGTCTTGAACATTTCTGAATTCCTTATAGCCAGCAAATCCACTGCAGAGAAAACCCAGCCACAGTCAGAATTCCCAAACTGTTGGGGAGCTCGAGATTTACAGGCCAGGATAAGCAATCCCCAAGGGACCAGCTTGCCTGGCCCCCAGGATgtgcccagcagagctccagccacCTGGAGATGAGGACTAACTGTGGTGTTTGCTCCTTAGTTTTGAGCTCAGGGGTTACAGGAGCCTTCCCTGGCTCCCACCAAACCTGCCCCAAATGCTAAGCCAGCATTTGTGGGCAAAGATGACACAGCTCACCCAGCAGCCACTGAGCCCATCCCTCGTGGGGACCCGCTGTCCCAAGCCAAGCCCTCCcaccagctgggagctgctgggatgttCTCATGCTCCCCTGGGTGGGAAAGGGCAAAGGGCTCGAGgtcagccctgtcccagccacccCTGGGGACAAAGCACATGGGGCCCTGCCCTCCGGGGAGAGGTGGGAGAGCAGCACCTTCCCCAGGGGACATGGCTGGACCCCTGGCAGTGACAGGCATTGTGGGACCAGGAACGATGAGCACAGAAGGCAGAGCAAACCTCAGCCTGCTtcctctgcccttcctgcaggCACCAGGTCCTCGTGCCCTTGCTGCTCCACTCAACAGCTCCACTTTAtagctggggttttgttttccctgtgtggctgctggagcaaaGCTTTCCCCCTGgtgccctggagcacagaggcCAGATGAGAAACtctgcctggctccagctgggaaGAGGCACCAGCCAGGCGGGCAGCAAAGAAAGTGCTATTTGTTTGGAGCATCCATAGCAATTGCTTGCACAGGCCATGAATTGGGCCTTGGATTCAATGTGCACACTCTAAGGGACTAAGCCAAAAGACCCAGAGCTGGATCCTGCAAGGCTCATCAGCTTCTTCTAGGACTAAACTCCTTCCTCGCTCTACTTCAGAGTGAACTGATATTAGCATCAGCCCCTGGGACCCCTTCCAGGCTACACAGGCAGCTTTCTGgggcagaaaaagaattaaatttagCAATAGGCtataaagaacaaaaacctTTCAAGACCACAACATTGTGGTGGTTTCTGAGTCTGCAATACCATCTGGCAAAGGCACCTGAGGTctgtggggacactgagcagtAGCTGTGGCAGCACCAAGAAGTGCTTGTTTGCAGTTatacttagattttttttttccctccagctctACTCAAATTTGTTGTCTGTCAGCTGGACCTACAGCAAGGACATAAATCTGGGGTAACTTTGATTTTATACCATGAACGACCTGTAAATGAGCTAGAAACCTAAATGCCTAAGTTTCCCCAGAATACAATGAACAAACttgctttgcaaaaaaaaaccccaaaacaaaagaaaaaagcaacaaacaaaacacagcagcaagaaCCCCAAATACCAGCGTGTGTGTTCATAGGGATAGCTGGGGAGCGCCAGGTGAAAGCTGGGAGTGGGAAAGGGGCAGGACTGGGACACGGAAAAGGGAAGACCACACATTGCAGCGAAGCAACTGTGACACCTTGTGGTCACACTCTGCTCAAGGACCCTGAGGTCTGGCTCATCCtggttctgaaaaaaaaatcctctgtggTTAGGAGAGTTCTAAGATAAGGAATGCTGCGTCCTCCCGGGGTGCTCCTTTTCCCACCCTGTATCATTTCCAGGTGGTATAAAAGGAATTTGCTTTACAAGCTCCAGTCTCTGTAGAGCTCAAGCTCTAAAATTTTCTATCATCGCTGACTTTGACTTTTCAGCGCTGCAGGAGGAAACTGAGCCCCACATGGCTGTGAGCAgcttcctggagctgtgggacagcagagcaCTCCACTGAGCAGAGCATTCCAGAGCATCATTATCAGGAAGCAGAGCCTGGCTTTACCTGCACTGGGGATGAGCACTGAGCTTGTCCCCACCAGGACAGAGGTTTTAAACTTGGTTCTGAGTGCAGACTGCAGTGTTTGGGGTGGCCCTGGGCCAAGACACCTGCACTGTCACCTGTGGTGAGAGTGTCACCTTGTCAtggtgacagggatgggacagggtgCGTCGCTGTACCCCAGGCAGAGGGTGGGGTAAATGAACTGTACATCTTCAGAAAATGGCTGGAGAGAGAAGATTAATGATGGActaaaatagaattatttaagTCTGAAGATAATTCTCCATGGCAGTATCATCAGCACCTGTTGATTACATTGTTCTTCCCGTTTGATAAATTGAGGGTGTGGGAAAGATTAACTAATTAGGGGTGGTTCTTTGTTAAAACCACTTGCAAATGAACAACTTAGAGTAACACAGAGCCAGGTCATGTCTTCTTAGGTTACTACTatagaaatacaggaaaatccCAGCAATATCCTTTATGAGGGATAAATGTGATAAGGGAACCAAGGCTATCTAACCTGTAAATAGCTGAATTCCCTAATATGCTGGACTTCCATTTGTTTCATGACTatttccctgcctctcctgaaTTCCCAGCATCACTGCTGAGTGCAAActgacagcacagctctggaatCACTCCCTGCTCTAAGCATCCACTGAGCAGCTCCTCCGTGTGAACAGTTTGTAAAGCAACTCAAATGCTTCTGGGATAAAAGACAATGACAAAATGCTTTCCTACtacaaataaaccaaaattattttcctcccaGTGTCTCAGGAGAACATATGGATGTTGGTCCAGGACTGGATGGGGAACATcaaaggaggaaagcagagatatTCTGGATGTTGAATTTCAATGCGTGAGTGGAATTTCCTGTTAATTAAAATTCACAAGGAGGCTGCTAATGTGAATGGCTTTTGTGATGGTTGTTGGATTTTTACATTGCTAGAGAAATGGTGCAAAGGCAAGCAaagttcctttaaaataacACAGTCAAAGTTATAGAAGGTTACTACAGCACTTGAAATGCCCTTTCCTGGGAATTTTCATATCTCTACACATATCACAGACCCTTCAAGACTAATGGGGTTGACTTGCcattaaaagctgcttttggcaAATCTTAGTACTAGCAGCAGCAAACGGAATCAGAAATTATTCATGCAGGCCGGTTCACCTTTGAACCCCAGAAATACTGTATCTTAAAATCTCTgcttaaacaaaataattaaaactcaAGCATGCCAGACTAGTCCTAGTCTCATAGATGCCTGGGTATAAAAGAGCAAAATTAGGTAATGCTGTTGTCCACATGCCTTAAATCAAATCCTCTGGGGAGCCCTGGGATCCCAGGGGGCTGCTGACAGAGCTGGCAAACAGGTCTTGGACTGAAGAGGTTTAGCATCCAGGTGCTTCCTACACCTTTCCCAGGTATGCCAAGGCCTCTTTGTGGACCTTGGGTAAGTCACTGGTCCcctctctgcctcagtttctcacGTTGGCACAGAGATCACAACCCTGGCCCACCTGCAtttgtgaaatatttcctgATCCTTGGATAGACAGTGCCACGGGCATGTGGAAGTGATTTTTGAAGACTTCTACACAAGCTCTGTGGTCTCATCTCTGCTTTCAAGCCCAAGCAAAACCATCCTGTATTGGATCACCGAGGATGCACCAAGTCAGAGATGAGACCAGAAACAAACCTGTGACCCCAACATCTGCAaaggagctggactggatgtTACCCCTCAGAAGTGGATGATCCCAAAGCCCTTGCTGCCTGtcccccaggctgcagggacagaggcagctctgtcccatgGCTGATGAGGatcccctgcagcagcagcggTGGCTCCATCGGCGCCGGGCAGTGGGAGCACAGGGCTCCTTCCCGCAGCACAGCCagttccctgttccctgttccctgttccctgttccctgttccctggtCCCTGTTCCCTGGTCCCTGGTCCCTGGTCCCTGGCCCGGCACAGCAATCCCGTGCCGTTCACGGACAACTggctgagaaagaaaactgcaggaagCAATTTTCCCTTCCAATTCAGCCCGTCTTTGCTAAGGCATGATGAGGAGCATCCGAGCAGAACGACAGTGCCCGAACCCAGCAGAGCCAAGCAgaacagggatttggggaatgCTCAAAGGCTCTTtagcagagcagccctgagatGCTGAGCCAGGGGTTTTCCCATTGCTCCACTGTTTACCAGGACTGcactgccctcctgctcctcctggggaGCCGCTGCCCAAaccagggatggagctggagcagcggGAGGCTCggggtttgtttttctcccctgaAACTACAGAGCAAACAGGATCATGTGACGTGCTAACCAACGTGctttattttaagttttccaCAATCATTAAGGATTTTGTTTGAACattaaggattttttaaattttttttttaaacttgattGATCGAAATTCCACATTCAGTTGGTTTTGGCGATTTCGGATAAACCCCCGCGAATTCCCACTGCCACATCACCCCGAGGTAACCCGCAGGGTaacccctgcagcagcagctgtggctggggaacatctccctgcctgccctcccacCCGGCCCTGGGGGttagcagcagcacaggagcagggggatgctCTGGATCCCTACCCCGGGCCAGTTCATCTTGTCAGCTCCACCAGTTCACAGTCAGAGAAAccagtcccagcacagggatccGGTCACTCACCTTCCATAAAGCAAGAATCAGATCCTTTATCATTCAATCATCTATTTCAATGACTGatgatttaatattttataatcttacagaaaataaaatagaaataatcgGATAAAATGGTGATTAAAATCACAGTCAATTTGCAATGCTTTCATTGAAAGTACCCAAGCAATCTGATTTAGAAAGACGTTAAGGATCAAAGCctatttttaagaaatgtcAATAATATTCCAATGCAACTTGTCCACTGACCTGTGACTCAGCGGGTCGTTTGTGAGTGAGTCAATCTCACAAACCTAAGACTGGCCACAGTTACCAACGGTGAAACACCACCGATGTCCAAAGTTACgacagaaattaatttggtCCCAAAGCCCCATCCGTGTGCTCAGTGCAAAGAACCAGGCAGCAATCGCTGTCCCGGCTTTGCAAAACATTGAACGTGTTTGGAAACAAACTGTGGCCTCCCAGTTTCCAAAGCATGGAGCAATGCACCGAGTCCTACCGACACGTCTTCTGAGTCACCCCTTCACACACAAACCTGAGGAA from the Sylvia atricapilla isolate bSylAtr1 chromosome 16, bSylAtr1.pri, whole genome shotgun sequence genome contains:
- the OCSTAMP gene encoding osteoclast stimulatory transmembrane protein codes for the protein MRACVYCEDSLFPKVHRTLADLWWIFSKPVPADGRELWTLFLQCSCITVVIGGLFYNWMFASLEYSWHLSIAMAVSLSLLLLLTLLLVHPARCVFSMIMPTLGTKQGRKLLFSTCIMIAVVNITPNIVSNLKTILQVIQCICKNSSDSLLNSTALLGKVFWEFGDEIQKNAIPIYVPMNGHFRFSLHHNSSLIYQKMHLAGEKISRDFLSVEVLVKDSIQVANRLAAGFFMLYLCFESTWYLKNYLTNLRFDNFYITKKLERLAEDRKAAHLLVGSSKKLIRPTGLKLSWEEAVLCLVKAMLVTVALLLLLLLVAMDHFAFSVADTVVRKAAQFSAVPITINIKYKAWLGTFINQIFWPSLELPLVDFDRTYDHQVTFSSARCSISRPSPPSPSVLLALGLLFCILYSTVLLETYTQRLCRQIAASFFPGCEERRVLYLYGTLARRHGKEKKSLKAALGSQGDG